The Saprospiraceae bacterium genome includes a window with the following:
- a CDS encoding Arc family DNA binding domain-containing protein, with protein MSEKKSFVLRLNTETYAALEKWAADEFRSVNGQLEYIISKALKDAKRIKKETES; from the coding sequence ATGAGTGAAAAAAAATCATTTGTACTCAGGCTCAATACTGAAACATATGCTGCACTCGAAAAGTGGGCTGCTGATGAATTTCGTAGTGTGAATGGTCAACTGGAGTATATTATCAGTAAAGCTTTAAAAGACGCAAAAAGGATTAAAAAAGAGACAGAGTCATAA
- the scpA gene encoding methylmalonyl-CoA mutase: MQKVENKHLKIDLSLGRDSVLGRAEMFVTQEGINLQNQYFKTDLQNAGHLTGVAGMPPFLRGPYSTMYLSSPWTIRQYAGFSTAEDSNSFYKKNLAAGQKGLSVAFDLATHRGYDSDHPRVAGDVGMAGVAIDTVEDMKILFDQIPLDQMSVSMTMNGAVIPILAFFIVTAEEQGVPMEKLSGTIQNDILKEFMVRNTYIYPPKPSIRIISDIFAFTASHMPKFNSISISGYHMHEAGAPADLELAYTIADGMEYIRAGLKAGLQIDEFVGRFSFFWGIGMNFFMEIAKMRAARLLWAKAVKSLGAKNDKTLSLRTHCQTSGYSLTAQDPFNNVARTCIEALAAVLGGTQSLHTNALDEAIALPTDFSARIARETQKYLQTETGIINAIDPLGGSFYVESLTEQLFKKASEHIEEIEALGGMASAIEKGIPKLRIEEAAAKKQARIDSNSEKIIGVNYLREDKDNNIDLLEVDNNRVRNQQIESIKSVKAKRNEAAVLAALLSLENCASSGSGNLLEFAVVAARERATLGEISDAVEKVYGRFTATNRTISGVYSKEISMDNKFRQAQILSDKFAILEGRRPRIMIAKLGQDGHDRGAKIIATSFADLGFDVDIGPLFQTPEEAARQAAENDVHILGISSLAAGHKTLVPQTINALKQIGRDDIMVIVGGVVPPQDYQFLFDEGVLAVFGPGTIISEAAIEILQILIQKTS; the protein is encoded by the coding sequence ATGCAAAAAGTTGAAAATAAACATTTAAAAATTGATCTGAGCCTGGGGCGGGATTCCGTGCTAGGCAGAGCAGAAATGTTTGTTACTCAGGAAGGAATTAACCTGCAGAATCAATACTTCAAAACAGATTTACAGAATGCCGGTCATCTAACCGGAGTAGCAGGAATGCCTCCGTTCCTTCGCGGACCATACTCAACTATGTATCTTTCTTCACCATGGACTATCAGACAATATGCAGGATTTTCAACTGCTGAAGATAGTAATTCATTTTATAAAAAAAATCTGGCCGCCGGACAGAAAGGACTATCTGTTGCATTTGATCTTGCGACACACAGAGGCTATGATTCCGATCATCCCCGGGTGGCTGGCGATGTAGGAATGGCCGGAGTTGCCATAGATACAGTCGAAGACATGAAAATTTTATTCGACCAGATTCCCTTAGACCAGATGTCCGTTTCTATGACCATGAATGGTGCAGTTATTCCGATTCTCGCCTTTTTTATTGTAACGGCAGAAGAACAGGGAGTTCCGATGGAAAAACTCAGTGGAACTATCCAAAATGATATCCTGAAAGAGTTTATGGTGCGAAATACCTACATTTATCCACCCAAACCATCAATCCGTATCATATCAGATATTTTTGCTTTTACAGCATCCCATATGCCTAAATTTAATAGTATTTCTATCAGTGGCTATCATATGCACGAAGCTGGTGCACCTGCTGATCTGGAGCTGGCATACACGATAGCGGACGGAATGGAATATATACGTGCCGGACTGAAAGCCGGATTACAGATAGATGAATTTGTCGGTCGATTTTCCTTTTTCTGGGGCATCGGTATGAATTTTTTTATGGAAATAGCCAAAATGCGTGCTGCCAGATTACTGTGGGCTAAAGCTGTAAAATCTCTAGGAGCAAAAAACGACAAGACTTTGTCTTTACGTACGCATTGTCAGACATCCGGTTACAGTCTTACTGCACAGGATCCGTTCAATAATGTAGCCCGTACCTGCATCGAAGCACTTGCAGCAGTTTTAGGAGGTACACAATCATTACATACCAATGCCCTCGATGAAGCAATCGCATTACCCACAGATTTTTCTGCCCGAATCGCAAGAGAAACACAAAAATATCTGCAAACAGAGACCGGTATTATAAACGCAATAGATCCGTTGGGTGGTTCTTTTTATGTAGAATCACTTACTGAACAATTATTTAAAAAAGCATCGGAGCATATTGAAGAAATAGAAGCACTCGGCGGCATGGCTTCTGCTATCGAAAAAGGTATTCCTAAGCTCAGAATTGAAGAAGCAGCAGCTAAAAAACAAGCAAGGATTGATAGTAATTCTGAAAAAATTATAGGAGTCAATTATCTAAGGGAAGATAAGGATAATAATATTGATCTTTTGGAAGTTGATAATAATCGTGTTAGGAATCAGCAAATAGAAAGCATAAAGAGCGTAAAAGCAAAACGAAATGAAGCTGCAGTTTTGGCTGCGTTGCTGTCATTAGAGAATTGTGCATCTTCAGGATCCGGCAACCTACTGGAATTTGCAGTTGTAGCTGCAAGGGAAAGAGCAACATTGGGGGAAATCTCGGATGCGGTGGAAAAAGTATATGGTAGATTCACTGCTACCAATCGCACTATTTCAGGTGTTTATTCCAAAGAAATAAGTATGGATAATAAATTTAGGCAAGCACAGATTCTTTCCGATAAATTCGCAATACTCGAGGGTCGACGACCAAGAATAATGATTGCCAAATTGGGTCAGGACGGGCATGATCGAGGCGCAAAAATTATTGCAACCAGTTTCGCTGACCTCGGATTTGATGTTGATATTGGTCCATTATTTCAAACCCCGGAAGAAGCTGCTCGTCAGGCAGCAGAAAATGATGTGCACATATTGGGAATATCATCACTTGCAGCGGGTCACAAAACGCTGGTTCCTCAGACAATTAATGCATTAAAACAAATTGGCCGGGATGATATAATGGTTATTGTTGGAGGAGTGGTTCCTCCACAGGATTATCAGTTTCTTTTTGATGAAGGTGTACTTGCAGTGTTTGGACCCGGAACCATTATCAGTGAAGCAGCCATAGAAATTTTACAAATTCTGATTCAAAAAACAAGCTGA
- the thrS gene encoding threonine--tRNA ligase — protein sequence MINISLPDGSLRQYPAGVTAMEIALSISEGLARNVLAATVNGSVVDSNRPIDTDASVKLHTWNDKEGKATYWHSSAHLMAEALEALYPGIKFGIGPAIDNGYYYDVDTGGHTLTPADLPAIEEKILELARNKSQYIRKEVSKSDAISYFKEKGDEYKLELLEDLADGTITFYTQGNFTDLCRGPHIPDTSSIKAVKLMNLAGAYWRGDEKRQQMTRIYGITFPKQKELTEYLELLEEAKKRDHRKLGAELELFMFSEKVGQGLPIWLPKGTQLRERLQNFLRAEQEKQGYQMVVTPHIGSKSLYITSGHYAKYGADSFQPIHTPKEGEEFLLKPMNCPHHCEIFGHRPRSYRELPLRIGEFGTVYRYEQSGELHGLSRVRGFTQDDAHIFCTAEQVKGEFLIVLELTTMVIKKMGFDNFTAQISLRDPEKPEKYIGSDENWNAAEKAIIEAVAEVDMETTTVLGEAAFYGPKLDFMIKDALGRSWQLGTIQVDYNLPERFELEYIGADNKPHRPVMIHRAPFGSMERFISILIEHTAGKFPLWLAPDQYALLPISDRLIPYCEEIKAKLAEHDIRGFIDERAESIGRKIRDTELKRIPFMLIIGDKEAESGMVSVRKQGAGGDLGQMKTEDFLSYFKEELAK from the coding sequence ATGATTAATATTAGTTTACCTGATGGAAGTTTAAGGCAGTATCCAGCTGGTGTGACCGCTATGGAAATAGCACTTTCTATCAGTGAAGGATTGGCAAGAAATGTATTGGCAGCTACTGTCAATGGCTCAGTAGTGGACTCCAACAGACCGATAGACACGGACGCCAGCGTTAAACTGCACACCTGGAATGATAAAGAAGGGAAAGCTACTTACTGGCATTCTTCAGCTCACCTGATGGCAGAAGCGCTGGAAGCTCTCTATCCGGGCATAAAGTTCGGTATCGGACCGGCCATAGATAATGGTTATTACTATGACGTTGATACAGGAGGGCATACATTGACACCGGCTGACCTACCTGCGATAGAAGAGAAAATACTGGAATTAGCAAGAAATAAAAGTCAGTATATCCGAAAAGAAGTTTCCAAATCTGATGCCATATCTTACTTTAAAGAAAAAGGTGACGAATACAAACTCGAACTTTTGGAAGATTTGGCAGATGGAACTATTACTTTTTACACACAAGGTAATTTTACAGACCTTTGTCGTGGCCCGCATATTCCCGACACTTCATCTATCAAAGCCGTCAAACTCATGAATCTCGCCGGTGCATATTGGCGAGGAGATGAAAAACGTCAACAGATGACACGGATATACGGAATCACCTTTCCTAAACAAAAGGAACTGACAGAATATCTCGAGTTGCTGGAAGAAGCAAAAAAACGGGATCACCGTAAGTTGGGAGCAGAACTTGAACTCTTTATGTTTTCTGAAAAAGTAGGTCAGGGTCTGCCTATCTGGTTGCCCAAAGGTACACAACTAAGGGAACGTCTCCAAAATTTCCTGCGGGCAGAACAGGAAAAACAAGGTTATCAGATGGTGGTAACTCCTCATATCGGGAGCAAAAGTTTATATATCACATCCGGTCATTATGCTAAGTATGGTGCTGATAGTTTTCAACCCATTCACACACCCAAAGAAGGAGAAGAATTCCTGTTAAAACCTATGAACTGCCCGCATCACTGTGAAATATTCGGCCACAGACCCAGATCTTACCGGGAATTACCTCTGAGGATCGGTGAATTCGGAACGGTGTACAGATATGAGCAAAGCGGCGAACTGCATGGACTCTCTCGGGTAAGAGGATTCACACAGGATGATGCGCATATATTTTGTACAGCCGAGCAGGTAAAAGGTGAGTTTCTGATAGTTCTGGAATTGACCACCATGGTCATAAAGAAGATGGGATTTGACAATTTCACTGCACAGATTTCGTTAAGAGATCCTGAAAAACCTGAAAAATATATAGGTTCAGACGAGAATTGGAATGCTGCGGAAAAAGCTATCATTGAGGCAGTAGCAGAAGTGGATATGGAGACTACAACTGTTCTGGGCGAAGCAGCTTTCTATGGTCCAAAATTAGATTTCATGATCAAAGATGCTTTGGGACGATCTTGGCAGTTGGGTACTATTCAAGTGGATTATAATTTGCCCGAACGTTTTGAACTTGAATATATTGGTGCTGACAATAAACCACACAGACCGGTAATGATACACAGAGCACCATTTGGTTCTATGGAGAGATTTATCAGTATCTTAATTGAACATACAGCCGGAAAATTTCCATTGTGGCTGGCGCCTGATCAATATGCCTTGCTTCCGATTTCTGACAGATTGATTCCATATTGTGAAGAAATAAAAGCTAAACTTGCGGAACATGACATACGTGGATTTATTGATGAAAGAGCAGAATCTATAGGGCGTAAAATTAGAGACACAGAATTAAAAAGAATTCCTTTTATGCTGATTATTGGAGATAAGGAAGCTGAGTCAGGAATGGTGTCCGTTAGAAAACAGGGAGCCGGCGGAGATTTGGGACAAATGAAAACAGAGGATTTCTTAAGTTATTTTAAGGAAGAATTGGCTAAATAA
- a CDS encoding threonylcarbamoyl-AMP synthase, with the protein MIGNDINLAAKLLINGDVIGIPTETVYGLAGNALNEETVLRIFQIKQRPHFDPLIIHVKDVSEISKYSEEFPDELRHLASLFMPGPLTLLLRKKNNIPDLVTSGSDFVAIRIPAHDVTLQLLQKLEFPLAAPSANPFGYISPTTAQHVADQLGDKIPYILDGGACQIGIESTIIGIENGSITIYRKGGLSIKDIQDNVKSRVVVKDISTSNPAAPGMLLSHYAPRVPLYLDVNHKPKNIDLERCGYIRFKEKLADVSENTQIILSENGDYKEAARKLFAGMRLLDKMDIDYIIAELLPEEDIGIAINDRLRRAATS; encoded by the coding sequence GTGATTGGAAATGATATAAATCTGGCAGCAAAACTTCTTATAAACGGAGATGTCATCGGCATACCAACCGAAACAGTTTATGGACTTGCAGGCAACGCACTGAATGAAGAAACTGTACTCAGAATTTTTCAGATCAAACAACGTCCTCATTTTGATCCGTTGATCATTCATGTAAAAGATGTTTCAGAAATTTCAAAATATTCAGAAGAATTTCCTGACGAATTACGTCATCTTGCTTCACTTTTTATGCCGGGCCCGCTGACTTTACTACTTAGAAAAAAAAATAACATTCCTGATTTGGTAACATCAGGTTCAGATTTTGTAGCTATCAGAATACCTGCACATGATGTGACACTTCAATTGTTGCAAAAGCTTGAATTTCCTTTAGCTGCACCGAGTGCAAATCCTTTCGGTTATATCAGTCCTACGACGGCACAACACGTTGCTGACCAACTGGGAGATAAAATACCATATATTTTGGATGGTGGCGCTTGTCAGATTGGAATAGAGAGTACCATCATCGGTATTGAAAATGGTAGTATTACAATATACAGAAAAGGTGGGCTTTCTATAAAAGACATACAGGACAATGTTAAATCTCGGGTAGTCGTCAAAGATATTTCAACATCCAATCCCGCTGCGCCGGGCATGTTGCTGAGTCATTATGCACCGAGAGTGCCGCTTTATCTTGATGTCAATCATAAACCAAAAAATATTGATTTGGAGAGATGCGGTTATATCAGATTTAAAGAAAAACTGGCTGATGTGAGTGAAAATACACAAATCATTCTTTCCGAAAATGGAGACTATAAAGAAGCTGCCAGAAAATTATTTGCAGGTATGCGTCTATTGGATAAAATGGATATTGATTACATAATAGCTGAATTACTCCCGGAAGAAGACATCGGCATAGCAATCAACGACAGGTTGAGACGGGCAGCAACTTCATAA
- a CDS encoding T9SS type A sorting domain-containing protein, whose protein sequence is MAVVLFNFNSAIAQERNCGSMIYLQSQMETDPEMQERLIKIEQHTRQFINSTSQRSSNVITIPVVVHVVYDVLSKNVSDAQIISQIDVLNKDFRRLNADRNNLWSQAGDMEIEFCLAVSDPEGKPTNGITRTNTLSKTFQNNNNIKSKATGGKDPWPADQYLNIWVCDIAGTVLGFAQFPGGSLTTDGIVVDYQAFGTMGTAKAPFNLGRTTTHEVGHWLNLRHIWGDGDCSKDDFVNDTPTASSANYKCNVGKVSCGGVNMVQNYMDYSDDACMNLFTIGQKSRMRALFAPGGFRNALLNSHGCKEKVVVPDLCKNIKVKIKLDNYPQETSWLLKDKSGKIILVSPKYTTALKGKTIETDTCLSGECFDFVITDSFGDGICCKYGSGFYEVYEEGTLLFSGGTFKKSETKEFCIITSAPTCADGIQNGTEEGIDCGGICIPCPSCNDNIQNGNETGIDCGGQDCQPCITAGDSDDNDGEDTGNDNQPQLLMGSYFENGWDGWQSGGIDCSRYSGPYSWEGDFSIKIMDNSGLESAMISPVLNISNYAQVKIEFSFYAYSMEPLEDFWLIYNDGTTWQTIKAYIVGTDFHNNHFYEASFIMDAGSYNFSNQAKFGFQCDASTNEDQIYIDAVRITGIPGNTRISENNTLKTLGYYIDHESDRNIFTVGLYPNPVSDIIQISGNMEFQNIKLFNPEGRLIYESSQETDYFNVDLSDLHSGMYFIHLMADDQVVYKKIFKN, encoded by the coding sequence ATGGCGGTAGTTCTATTCAATTTCAATTCTGCAATTGCACAGGAAAGAAATTGTGGTTCAATGATCTACCTTCAAAGCCAGATGGAAACTGATCCTGAAATGCAGGAACGTCTTATAAAAATTGAACAACACACCCGTCAGTTTATCAATTCAACATCCCAAAGATCTTCCAATGTAATTACGATACCCGTTGTGGTCCATGTGGTATATGATGTATTGTCCAAGAATGTGAGCGATGCTCAGATTATTTCTCAGATAGATGTGCTGAATAAAGATTTCAGGAGATTAAATGCTGATAGGAACAATCTTTGGTCTCAGGCTGGTGATATGGAAATAGAGTTTTGTCTTGCAGTTTCAGATCCGGAAGGAAAACCCACCAATGGCATCACAAGGACAAATACACTTTCAAAAACATTTCAGAATAACAATAACATAAAAAGTAAAGCTACCGGAGGCAAAGACCCCTGGCCGGCAGATCAATATCTGAATATTTGGGTATGTGATATAGCCGGCACTGTATTAGGCTTTGCACAATTTCCAGGCGGCTCTTTAACTACGGATGGAATAGTGGTGGATTATCAGGCATTCGGTACAATGGGTACAGCAAAGGCTCCTTTCAATTTAGGCAGAACAACCACACATGAAGTTGGACATTGGTTAAACCTTAGACATATATGGGGTGATGGGGACTGTTCCAAAGACGATTTTGTGAATGATACACCAACTGCATCCTCTGCTAACTACAAGTGTAATGTAGGTAAAGTATCCTGCGGAGGGGTCAATATGGTTCAGAACTATATGGACTACTCGGATGATGCCTGTATGAATCTGTTTACAATAGGTCAGAAATCTAGAATGCGGGCACTTTTTGCTCCGGGCGGGTTCAGAAATGCTTTATTGAACTCACATGGATGTAAAGAAAAAGTAGTTGTTCCGGATTTATGCAAAAACATAAAAGTCAAAATTAAACTGGATAATTACCCGCAGGAAACTTCCTGGTTACTCAAAGATAAAAGTGGCAAAATCATTCTTGTAAGTCCGAAATATACAACAGCATTGAAAGGAAAAACGATAGAAACGGATACTTGTCTTTCGGGTGAATGTTTTGATTTTGTCATTACGGACTCATTCGGAGATGGAATATGTTGTAAATACGGATCCGGATTTTATGAAGTTTATGAAGAAGGCACATTATTGTTCTCAGGAGGAACATTCAAAAAATCAGAAACAAAAGAATTCTGTATCATAACGAGTGCACCGACTTGTGCGGACGGTATTCAAAACGGCACCGAAGAAGGTATCGATTGCGGCGGTATATGTATTCCATGCCCAAGCTGCAACGACAATATTCAGAATGGAAATGAAACCGGTATAGATTGTGGAGGACAGGATTGTCAACCTTGTATTACAGCCGGAGATTCGGATGACAATGATGGCGAGGATACCGGAAATGACAACCAACCCCAATTGCTAATGGGGTCATACTTTGAAAATGGTTGGGATGGCTGGCAGAGTGGAGGTATTGATTGTTCCAGATACAGCGGTCCTTATTCCTGGGAAGGAGATTTTTCTATAAAAATTATGGATAATTCCGGTTTGGAATCAGCTATGATTTCACCTGTATTAAATATTTCAAACTATGCGCAGGTGAAAATTGAATTTTCTTTTTATGCATACAGTATGGAACCACTCGAAGATTTTTGGCTTATTTATAATGATGGAACAACCTGGCAAACCATAAAGGCTTACATAGTCGGAACTGATTTTCACAATAATCATTTTTATGAAGCGAGTTTTATCATGGATGCAGGTTCATATAACTTTTCAAATCAGGCAAAATTTGGATTTCAATGTGATGCAAGTACCAACGAAGATCAGATATATATTGATGCGGTCAGAATCACAGGTATACCCGGAAACACCAGAATTTCTGAAAACAATACTTTAAAAACGCTGGGATATTACATAGATCATGAATCAGATCGAAACATTTTTACAGTAGGATTATATCCCAATCCTGTTTCAGATATTATTCAGATATCAGGTAATATGGAATTTCAGAATATTAAGTTGTTCAATCCGGAAGGCAGATTGATTTACGAATCTTCACAGGAAACGGATTACTTTAATGTAGATTTATCCGATTTACATTCGGGCATGTATTTTATTCATTTAATGGCTGATGACCAGGTGGTGTACAAAAAGATATTCAAGAATTAA
- a CDS encoding GMC family oxidoreductase yields the protein MQLLPDNFDYDFIIIGSGFGGSVSALRLSEKGYKVLVIEKGKWFRKPEDFPKTTWNLRKYLWNPKLGLQGILKLSFFRHATVLSGVGVGGGSLVYANTLPIPKSEFFNSGNWKGLENWENTLMPYYELARKMLGAEKHPYMSRSDKSMLEMAKEIGISEAFDKTTVAVHFGKIGETVPDPYFDGLGPDRTGCNLCGGCMTGCRYNAKNTLDKNYLHLAQLKGAEILSESEVIDVKPIGKSGEKGYDVVFQSSLSFFPQKKELKAKGVIFAGGVLGTVPLLLKLKQTSLPHLSEKVGAGVRTNSESLIGVTTFDKDKTFSEGIAIGSIVHLDESRHVEPVKYAAGSGFWRLLMAPMVSGSNILTRFLKMISDFLTNPIANLKVFFVDDWSKRTQILLYMESIDSTLSLKLSGLGILHTGAENGPTPTAFNPKAQEIARKLEKINNGKAMVMNTETLFGIPTTAHILGGACMGASPSNGVINKDNQVFNYHQMMVCDGSMISANPGVNPSLSITAITERAMDKIPLKNENPAFKTLN from the coding sequence ATGCAATTACTTCCGGATAATTTTGACTACGACTTTATTATTATTGGTAGCGGATTCGGCGGATCTGTATCGGCACTACGATTGTCGGAAAAAGGATACAAAGTATTAGTGATTGAAAAAGGAAAATGGTTCAGAAAACCGGAAGATTTTCCAAAAACTACCTGGAATTTAAGAAAATATCTTTGGAATCCTAAACTGGGTCTTCAGGGAATTCTGAAATTGAGTTTTTTCCGGCATGCTACCGTACTCAGCGGCGTGGGAGTAGGAGGTGGCTCATTGGTTTACGCCAATACTTTGCCTATACCCAAATCCGAATTCTTTAATTCAGGAAACTGGAAAGGTTTGGAAAATTGGGAAAACACCCTCATGCCATATTATGAACTAGCAAGAAAAATGCTTGGAGCAGAAAAACATCCTTACATGAGCAGAAGTGATAAATCGATGCTTGAAATGGCAAAAGAAATCGGCATTTCTGAAGCATTTGACAAAACGACTGTAGCAGTTCATTTTGGCAAAATCGGTGAAACCGTTCCCGACCCATATTTTGATGGACTTGGACCAGACAGGACAGGTTGTAATCTCTGCGGAGGTTGTATGACAGGCTGCAGATACAATGCTAAGAATACACTGGATAAAAATTATCTGCATTTGGCTCAGCTGAAAGGAGCCGAAATTTTGTCTGAAAGTGAAGTAATCGATGTAAAACCTATCGGAAAATCAGGAGAAAAAGGATATGATGTTGTCTTTCAAAGCTCACTTTCCTTTTTTCCACAAAAAAAGGAATTGAAAGCAAAAGGCGTCATATTTGCAGGTGGTGTTTTAGGTACAGTACCGTTACTTCTTAAATTAAAGCAAACTTCATTACCCCATTTATCAGAAAAGGTTGGTGCTGGTGTACGTACCAATTCAGAAAGCCTGATCGGTGTTACTACTTTTGATAAAGATAAAACTTTCTCTGAAGGTATTGCCATTGGCTCAATCGTTCATTTGGATGAAAGCCGTCATGTGGAACCCGTCAAATACGCTGCAGGCTCAGGTTTTTGGCGGTTACTGATGGCACCAATGGTAAGTGGTAGTAATATATTGACAAGGTTTTTGAAAATGATATCAGATTTTCTGACCAATCCGATAGCTAATCTGAAAGTATTTTTTGTGGATGACTGGAGCAAAAGGACTCAGATATTACTGTACATGGAAAGTATAGACTCAACTTTATCTCTCAAATTGTCGGGTTTGGGAATTTTACATACCGGTGCAGAGAATGGACCTACTCCCACCGCCTTTAATCCCAAAGCACAGGAAATAGCTAGAAAATTAGAAAAGATAAATAATGGTAAAGCCATGGTCATGAACACAGAAACACTTTTTGGCATTCCTACGACAGCTCATATACTCGGAGGTGCATGTATGGGTGCTTCTCCTTCAAATGGTGTAATCAACAAAGATAATCAGGTCTTCAATTACCATCAAATGATGGTATGTGACGGGAGTATGATTTCTGCCAATCCCGGTGTAAACCCCAGCTTAAGCATCACAGCTATAACAGAAAGAGCAATGGATAAAATTCCGCTCAAAAATGAAAATCCGGCTTTTAAAACCTTAAATTGA
- the mnmG gene encoding tRNA uridine-5-carboxymethylaminomethyl(34) synthesis enzyme MnmG — protein sequence MFSKYNVIVVGAGHAGCEAAVAAANLGSKVLLVTMNMNTIAQMSCNPAMGGVAKGQIVREVDALGGYSGIVTDHSMVQFRMLNMSKGPAMWSPRAQSDRMMFAAKWREMLENHPNIDFWQESVPGLIVKNGVCKGIVTALGLEIESDAVVLTNGTFLNGIIHIGEKQFGGGRAGEKAATGITEQLLSLGFESGRMKTGTPPRVDGRSLDYTKMEVQPGDEKVGKFSYTDTPTITKQLPCHITYTSEEVHETLKEGFDRSPMFNGRIQGLGPRYCPSIEDKINRFADKERHQLFVEPEGWNTCEIYVNGFSSSLPEDVQYKALKKVPGFENVKMFRPGYAIEYDYFPPTQLNMNLETKMIRNLFFAGQINGTTGYEEAACQGLMAGINAHLAIHEKEPFILKRSDAYIGVLIDDLVNKGTNEPYRMFTSRAEYRILLRQDNADIRLTPLAHQLGMINMEKRLERVNAKIENAARIERYFDDTSVDPDIINPFLESVDSAALRQKVKARSILTRPNITIDQMRSVLSDIDQYLSQYDIETVTIAEVSMKYEGYIRKEQEMVDKMDRLESLRLSDNFDYLGVKSLSIEAREKLHSTKPRTIGQASRISGVSPSDISILLVHVGR from the coding sequence ATGTTTTCAAAATATAATGTAATTGTAGTCGGCGCAGGTCATGCCGGTTGTGAAGCAGCAGTTGCTGCAGCCAATCTGGGATCAAAAGTTTTATTGGTCACCATGAATATGAACACCATCGCTCAAATGTCCTGTAATCCGGCCATGGGAGGCGTTGCAAAAGGGCAGATAGTACGCGAAGTGGACGCTTTGGGTGGTTATTCCGGTATTGTGACAGACCATTCTATGGTGCAGTTTCGAATGTTGAATATGTCGAAGGGTCCTGCTATGTGGAGTCCACGGGCTCAAAGTGACAGAATGATGTTTGCAGCAAAATGGCGTGAAATGCTCGAAAATCACCCTAATATTGACTTCTGGCAGGAGAGTGTGCCGGGATTGATTGTGAAAAACGGTGTTTGTAAAGGAATCGTCACAGCTTTGGGACTCGAAATTGAATCAGATGCAGTCGTTCTAACTAACGGAACTTTTCTGAATGGCATCATACACATTGGCGAAAAACAATTTGGCGGCGGAAGAGCAGGAGAAAAAGCGGCTACCGGTATTACAGAACAGCTTTTGAGTCTGGGGTTTGAATCCGGACGTATGAAGACTGGAACACCCCCACGTGTAGATGGCAGGTCACTTGATTACACCAAAATGGAAGTACAACCCGGCGATGAAAAAGTCGGTAAATTTTCTTATACGGACACCCCGACCATCACTAAACAACTGCCTTGTCACATAACTTACACCAGCGAAGAAGTCCACGAGACATTGAAAGAAGGATTTGACAGATCCCCTATGTTCAATGGACGGATTCAAGGTTTGGGACCCAGATATTGTCCTTCGATCGAAGATAAAATAAACAGATTTGCAGATAAGGAGCGTCATCAGCTTTTTGTAGAACCCGAAGGCTGGAATACCTGTGAAATTTATGTCAATGGATTTTCTTCTTCTCTTCCGGAAGATGTCCAGTACAAAGCGTTGAAGAAAGTACCTGGATTTGAGAATGTGAAAATGTTCAGACCGGGATATGCGATAGAGTATGACTATTTTCCGCCTACACAACTCAATATGAATCTGGAAACTAAAATGATCCGGAATTTATTTTTTGCAGGTCAGATAAACGGCACAACAGGTTATGAGGAGGCCGCTTGTCAGGGATTGATGGCAGGTATTAATGCGCATCTTGCTATCCATGAAAAAGAACCATTCATACTCAAAAGATCAGATGCATATATAGGAGTTTTAATTGATGACCTTGTGAATAAAGGCACCAATGAGCCATACCGAATGTTTACTTCCAGAGCAGAATACCGAATACTTTTACGTCAGGATAATGCGGATATTCGACTGACACCGCTTGCTCATCAGTTGGGAATGATCAATATGGAAAAGCGTCTGGAAAGAGTAAATGCAAAAATCGAAAATGCGGCCAGAATCGAAAGATATTTTGATGATACAAGTGTTGATCCTGATATTATAAATCCATTTCTGGAATCCGTCGATTCAGCAGCGTTACGACAAAAAGTTAAAGCAAGAAGTATTTTGACCAGGCCCAATATTACGATTGATCAAATGCGTTCGGTATTGAGCGACATTGACCAATATCTTTCTCAGTATGATATTGAGACAGTTACCATAGCTGAAGTCTCCATGAAATATGAAGGATATATCCGAAAGGAGCAGGAGATGGTTGATAAAATGGACCGGCTGGAATCACTCAGATTATCAGATAATTTTGATTACCTCGGAGTTAAATCTTTATCCATTGAAGCCAGGGAAAAACTTCATAGTACAAAACCCAGAACAATCGGTCAGGCAAGCAGGATTAGCGGAGTATCTCCTTCTGATATCTCTATTCTGTTAGTTCATGTTGGAAGATAA